One window from the genome of Pararhizobium gei encodes:
- the iolG gene encoding inositol 2-dehydrogenase produces the protein MLKVGLLGAGRIGRVHAINIAGHARSQLVAVSDVNEDAARSLAGAYGANATSSEAILADASINAVLIATSTDTHSDLIEKATAAGKAVLCEKPVDLSLQRAQACLDAVSKTGVPVMIGFNRRFDPNFSAIKASVVAGEVGKPELLSITSFDPAPPPVAYVKVSGGLFRDMMIHDFDMANFLMGDAPTTVHAAGTSIVDPEIGKAGDVDTAVVTLTYADGRIAVIKNSRRAVYGYDQRVELLGSEGLLSAGNVLENTVSKATKQGVTSAKPEFFFLERYMRAYAAEWDAFVAAILDGAAIPVTLHDGVAALALAEAATQSAKSGQPVVLAR, from the coding sequence GTGTTGAAAGTCGGATTGCTCGGCGCCGGCCGTATCGGTCGCGTGCATGCCATCAATATTGCCGGCCACGCCCGCAGCCAGCTGGTTGCCGTGTCGGATGTCAACGAGGACGCGGCGCGTTCCCTGGCGGGTGCCTACGGTGCCAATGCCACCAGTTCTGAAGCTATCTTGGCCGATGCGTCGATCAATGCGGTGCTGATTGCCACATCGACCGATACCCATTCCGATCTGATCGAAAAGGCGACTGCTGCCGGCAAGGCCGTGCTGTGCGAAAAGCCGGTCGATCTGTCGCTGCAGCGCGCTCAAGCGTGCCTTGACGCGGTTTCAAAAACAGGCGTGCCTGTCATGATCGGTTTCAATCGCCGCTTCGACCCCAATTTCTCCGCCATCAAGGCATCCGTCGTCGCTGGCGAAGTCGGCAAGCCGGAACTGCTGTCAATCACTTCTTTCGATCCGGCGCCGCCTCCGGTTGCCTATGTGAAAGTTTCCGGCGGCCTGTTTCGTGACATGATGATCCATGATTTCGACATGGCGAACTTCCTGATGGGCGATGCGCCGACGACGGTCCATGCCGCGGGCACCTCGATCGTCGATCCAGAGATCGGCAAGGCAGGTGACGTTGACACAGCGGTGGTGACGCTTACCTATGCCGATGGTCGCATCGCCGTCATCAAGAACAGCCGCCGCGCCGTCTACGGCTACGACCAGCGGGTCGAGCTTTTGGGCTCGGAGGGCCTTTTGTCTGCCGGTAACGTGCTTGAAAACACGGTGTCCAAGGCGACGAAACAGGGGGTCACAAGCGCCAAGCCGGAATTCTTTTTCCTGGAGCGGTATATGCGCGCCTATGCGGCGGAGTGGGACGCTTTTGTCGCTGCCATTCTGGATGGTGCCGCTATTCCGGTGACGCTGCATGACGGGGTTGCGGCGCTCGCGCTGGCTGAGGCCGCAACGCAATCTGCCAAATCCG
- a CDS encoding LacI family DNA-binding transcriptional regulator: MPDDKKAPYMANITADDVADEAGVSRWTVNRAFRKDASISPKSLEKVRAAAERLGYVPDLRAASLASDRSNLVALLIDDFANPHKLVMMERLTRILRREGWDILLVNTLDRADVGHALLNAGQRRVDAVILIGAQFDDDVLEAALHARRFRKLIIFARSSRNPNTISIAVDDIEAMNKIANYVNERGYRRPMFVAGPRTSSAHLLRKETFVEYWRQHFGSAPETVQVSAYDPALASDVVENALSGRNPSMLPDILVCENDSLAIGATDVIRHKLGLRIPEDIAITGFDDVPQAGNPNYNLTTYRQPLTEMVEYLVRVLANPDQTNLDRLFTGELVSRRSA; this comes from the coding sequence ATGCCGGACGACAAAAAGGCACCCTATATGGCCAATATCACTGCCGACGATGTAGCAGATGAGGCCGGTGTCTCCCGTTGGACGGTTAACCGTGCGTTCCGCAAGGATGCTTCCATTTCGCCGAAGAGCTTGGAAAAGGTGCGCGCCGCAGCAGAGCGTCTGGGTTACGTACCGGACTTGCGCGCCGCAAGCTTGGCGTCGGACCGCTCAAACCTGGTCGCATTGCTTATTGACGACTTTGCAAACCCCCACAAGCTGGTGATGATGGAACGTCTGACCCGAATTCTCCGGCGCGAAGGCTGGGACATCCTGCTCGTCAATACGCTTGACCGTGCCGATGTCGGCCATGCGCTGCTGAACGCCGGCCAACGGCGCGTCGATGCTGTGATCCTGATCGGTGCCCAGTTCGATGACGATGTGCTCGAAGCAGCACTGCATGCGCGCAGATTTCGTAAACTGATCATTTTCGCCCGCAGTTCGCGCAATCCAAACACGATTTCAATCGCAGTCGATGACATTGAGGCGATGAATAAGATCGCCAACTATGTGAACGAGCGCGGATACCGCCGACCGATGTTCGTTGCCGGGCCGCGCACTTCATCGGCTCACCTGCTGCGCAAGGAGACTTTTGTTGAATATTGGCGTCAGCACTTTGGCAGCGCTCCGGAGACCGTCCAAGTCTCGGCCTATGACCCGGCCCTCGCCTCGGACGTCGTGGAAAACGCGCTCTCTGGTCGAAATCCATCGATGTTGCCCGATATTCTCGTCTGCGAAAATGATTCGCTTGCGATCGGCGCCACCGATGTTATCCGCCACAAACTTGGCTTGCGTATTCCGGAGGACATTGCCATCACCGGATTCGATGATGTGCCCCAGGCGGGCAACCCGAACTACAACCTTACCACCTATCGACAGCCGCTCACCGAAATGGTCGAATATCTTGTCAGAGTTTTGGCTAATCCGGATCAGACCAATCTCGATCGCCTATTCACAGGCGAACTGGTCTCAAGACGTAGTGCCTAG
- a CDS encoding BA14K family protein: MAGFRNFVVGCVLGAASILSPAAPALAVPLATPHTVSVEKDVQTVEHRRSHYRRHWRNDRWRGDGWRHHRRYYRPGVNVYIAPRPVYRDRYIRRGSSGHVNWCLSRYRSYNPATNLFLAYGGVYKTCYSPYR; encoded by the coding sequence ATGGCGGGATTTCGTAATTTCGTTGTTGGCTGCGTGCTCGGCGCGGCTTCCATCCTGTCGCCGGCCGCACCGGCGCTGGCCGTGCCGCTTGCAACGCCGCACACGGTCTCGGTCGAAAAAGATGTTCAAACTGTAGAGCACCGACGCAGTCATTATCGCCGTCACTGGCGGAACGATCGTTGGCGGGGCGATGGTTGGCGTCACCACCGGCGCTACTACCGACCCGGCGTGAATGTCTATATCGCGCCGCGCCCGGTTTATCGCGACCGTTACATACGCAGGGGCTCCAGCGGCCATGTCAACTGGTGTCTATCGCGCTATCGTTCCTATAACCCGGCAACCAATCTGTTCCTGGCCTATGGCGG